The segment CCCCTGCTCTGGCTGGTGCAGCGCGGCTGCCTGTGCCTGAACACGCTGCATCAAGGCTGGGTTGCCAGGGGCAAGGTTGCTGGCGCTGCTGGCCACGGTCGCGAAATCACCTGCCGAGGGACGGGAATGAAACCAACCGTCACCCTCGAAGCGCTGGGCGATCAAGGCAGAGCCGCGCACGCGACCCTGCTCGTCTTGCACCAGGCTACCATTGGCTTGGTAGGGGAACGCCACCTGGGCAATACCGGTGACTGCCAGGGGGTACAGCGCACCTGTCAGGAAGGTCATCGACAGAACCAGGCTCAGAGCCGGGCGTAGGTATGCAGTCATGATGGCCTCCTCAGACCAGGTGCAAGGCGTTGAGCAGCAGGTCGATGACCTTGATGCCGGCGAACGGTACGATGATGCCGCCCAGCCCGTAGATCAGCAGGTTGCGCCTGAGCAGCTGCGCAGCACTGGCAGCCTGTACCTGCACCCCACGCAAGGCCAACGGAATGAGCACGACGATAATCAGTGCGTTGAACACGATGGCCGACAGGATCGCGCTCTGCGGGCTTGCCAGCTGCATGACGTTGAGCACCCCCAGCTGCGGATAAATCACCGCGAACAACGCTGGCAGGATGGCGAAGTACTTGGCCACGTCGTTGGCGATGGAAAAGGTCGTCAACGCCCCACGGGTGATGAGCAGCGCCTTGCCAACCTGCACCACGTCCAACAGTTTGGTCGGGTCGCTGTCCAGATCGACCATGTTGGCCGCCTCCCGTGCAGCCTGGGTGCCATCGTTCATGGCCATACCCACATCCGCCTGGGCCAGAGCTGGCGCGTCGTTGGCACCATCGCCGCACATGGCCACCAGACGGCCGTCTTGCTGCTCCTGGCGAATGCGCGCCAGTTTTTTCTCCGGTGTTGCCTCTGCCAACACATCATCCACGCCCGCTTCGGCCGCGATGGCGGCTGCCGTGAGCGGGTTGTCGCCAGTGACCATGACGGTCCTGATACCCAGCTTGCGCAGTTCGGCAAAGCGTTCGCGAATGCCAGGCTTGACCACATCCTTGAGGTGAATCACGCCCAGCAGACGCTTGTCGAGGCACACCAGCAACGGCGTACCGCCTGACTGGGCAATGCGCTCTACCTCTCGGGCAAGGGCTGTCGGCATGTCCGCGCGCTGCATCTCGACGAAGGCAAGGAGCGCATCGACGGCGCCTTTTCGATAACGACGTGGCCCCAGGTCGATACCAGACAGGCGTGTCTGGGCCGTGAAGGCTACCGGTTGGTAGTGCCCGGCCGCCGGTTCGACGAAATCATGAAGCTGGTGCAGGTACTCGACGATCGACTTGCCCTCTGCCGTGTCATCGGCCAGCGAAGCCAGCAAGGCCCCCTCCCCCAGCTCACGGGCGGTCACACCGGGCGCGGCGTACAGTGCGCTGCAGCGGCGGTTACCGAAGGTGATGGTACCGGTCTTGTCCAGCATCAAGGTGTGCACGTCGCCTGCGGCTTCCACGGCGCGCCCTGAACGTGCGATGACGTTGAGGCGCACAAGGCGGTCCATGCCGGCGATGCCGATGGCAGAGAGCAAGCCGCCGATGGTGGTGGGAATGAGTGTGACGAGCAACGCGGCCAGAAAAATCAGCGGCAAGCTGCCCCCAGCGAAGTGAGCAAAGGGTTGCAGGGTCACCACCACAATCAGAAACACCAGGGTCAGGCCGATCAACAGCATGTCCAGGGCGATCTCGTTGGGCGTTTTCTGCCGGCGCGCGCCCTCGACCAGGGCGATCATACGGTCCAGGGTGGAGTCACCGGGGTTGCTGGCGATGCGGATCAGCAGCCAGTCCGACACCAGACGGGTATTGCCGGTCACCGCCGAACGATCGCCGCCTGACTCCCGAATGACGGGCGCAGATTCCCCGGTGATGGCTGCCTCGTTGACGGCAGCGATACCTTCTATCACCTCGGCGTCGGCGGGGATCATCTCGCCAGCCTCCACCCGGACTACATCACCCTTGCGCAGGGATACAGCCGGCACGTTGTCGAAGCTGCCATCCGGATTGCGACGCCTGGCCGAGAGCCCCTGGCTGCCGGCTTTGAGGCTGTCGGCCCGGGCTTTACCCCGGCCTTCGGCCAGGGCCTCGGCGAAGTTGGCGAACAGCACGGTGAACCACAGCCAGGCTGCGATCTGCACCGCAACGCCTGGGGTGACGCCATTGGCCGGGGCCAGGCACAGCACGGTGGTCAGTAAGGCCGTAATGGCCACCACCAGCATGACCGGTGAGCGTTTGAGTTGACGTGGATCGAGCTTGAGCAACGCCTGCAGCAACGCTGGCCGCCACAGCGCGGCCAGCCGCGTCTGGGCTGCTGCGTCTGGTTGGGCCTTGATCTCTGGAATGGGCATGTTCATGGTCATCTCTCAATAGGCCTGGCTCAAATGGTCGGCAACCGGCCCCAAGGCCAAGGTCGGCAGGAAGGTCAGCCCGCCTACCAGCAGGATGGTCAGCAGCAGCAGGAGGGTGAACAGTGGCCCTTGGGTGGGAAAGCTGTTGGGGCCTTGAGGTGCCTGTGGCTTGGCTGCCAGGCTCCCAGCCAGCGCCAGGACAGGCAGGATGTAACCGAAACGGCCGATCAGCATCGCCAGACCGATCATGAGGTTGTGAAACACCGTGTTGGCGCCAAAGCCTGCGAAGGCCGACCCGTTATTGGCGGCCCCGGAGGTATAGGCATAAAGCAACTGACTGAAGCCATGGGCGCCAGGGTTGCTCACCGCTGTGGCCGGCCCTGGCAGGCTGGCAGCGACGGCGGCCAGTACCAGCACGCCGACCGGCATCACCAGCAACGTCGCCACCAGCAGCTGTACCTCGCGGGCTTGAAGCTTCTTGCCCAGGTACTCCGGCGTGCGGCCGATCATCAGCCCGCACAGGAACACTGCGATCAGCACGAACAGCAACATGCCGTACAGGCCTGCCCCGACGCCGCCGAAGATGACTTCGCCGACCATCATGTTGACCATGGCCACCATGCCTGTCAGTGGGTTGAGGCTGTCGTGCATGGCATTGACCGAACCGTTGGAGGCTGCCGTGGTAGTGACTGTCCACAACACCGAACCCGTGATACCGAAGCGACTTTCCTTGCCTTCCAGAGGGGCTGCCTGCTCCACCTCGCTGACGTGCAGCGCCGGGTTGGGCTGGTGTTCGGACCACAAAGCCGATGCGCCGCCGACCAGAAACAATGCAAGCATGCAGGCCACAATGGCGCGGCTCTGGCGCAGGTCTTTCACGTAATGGCCGAACATGAACACCAGCGCCACGGGAATCAGGATGATCGCCGACACCTCGAACAGGTTGCTCCACGCTGTCGGGTTTTCAAACGGATGCGCCGAGTTGACGCCGAAGAAGCCACCGCCGTTGGTACCCAGTTGCTTGATCGCAATCTGGCTGGCTGCCGGGCCGAGCGGGATCAGCTGCTCGGCCCCTTGCAATGTCAGGGCATGGGCATAGTCGCTGAAGGTCTGGGGCACGCCCTGCCATACCAACAGCAGCGCCAGTAGCAGGGACAGGGGTAACAGCCCATAAAGCGTGGCCCGGGTCATGTCCACCCAGAAATTACCCAAGGCCGCACTGCTGCGACGGGCGATACCACGGCACAAGGCTACCAGCACGGCCAGGCCCGTGGCCGCACTGATGAAGTTCTGCACGGTCAGGCCGAGCATCTGGTTCAGGTAGCTGATGGAGGCCTCGCCACTGTAGGCCTGCCAGTTGGTGTTGGTCACGAAGCTGACCGCGGTGTTGAAGGCCAGCGACCACTCAAGGCCGGGTAAGCGCTGCGGATTCAATGGCAGAAGGCCTTGGGCCACCAGCGCGCCGAACAGCAGTAGGAACCCAACTAAATTGAAGATCAGAAGCGCCAGGGCATAGTGGCGCCAGCCCTGCTGCTGCGATGGGCAGACCCCAGCCACCCGGTAACAGACATTTTCAATCGGTCCCAGTAATGGCGTAAGCCAGGTGCGCCGGCCTTCCATGACATTGAAGTAGTACCTTCCCAGCCAAGGGGCCGGTAGCAGGACAATGGCGAAGAAGGCCATCAGCAAGGCGATATCGTAGGCGTGCATTGGCGCCCCCTTAGCTGCGATCGGCGCGTAGTAGCGCCGTCAGCAGGTACACCGCCATGGCCACCGCGATCAGCAGTGACAACCCTTCGAGCAAGTTCATGAATCAATCCCCGTTGATGCGGCTGCGGCCGCTTTATGGGGATTTTCGGTCAGGCCAGCGTAAAGGCTCGAGATCGTGGGGGCAGGCCTGGCATAAAGAACACGTAAAGAAACATGCTCGACCAGGCGGCAGGCCTAGGCAGTCGGGGTAGGCTGCACGTTGCGACTCCAGTCCAGCAGCAGGCTGTAGCCGATGGCCAGTAACGTCGGGCCGATGAACAGGCCGATGAAGCCGAAGGCAATCAGGCCGCCGAACACGCCGAGCAACACGATCACGAGCGGTAAGTCGCCGCCACGGCTGATCAGGTAGGGCTTGAGCACGTTGTCCACGCCACTGATCACGAAGGTGCCCCAGATACCCATGAAGATCGCCATGCCGTAGTCACCCTTCCAGATCAGCCAGCCGGTCACCGGCAGCCAGGCCAGCGGCGGGCCCATGGGGATCAGGCTGAGCATGAAGGTGATCAAACCAAGCACGATGGCACCCGGCACGCCTGCGATGAGAAAGCCGATCAACGCGAGCAGGGCTTGCGCCGCCGCCGTACCGATCACGCCATTGACCACCCGTTGTACCGTGCCGGCCACCAGGTTCAGGTAATACTCGGCGCGCTCGCCGGTCAGCCGGTGCAGCAGCCGAAGCACGAACGCCGAGAGCCGCGGCCCGTCGCGGTAGAAGAAGAACACGAAGACCAGGCTCAGGGTGAGTTCCAGCACGCCACTTCCGATCTGCGCGCTGCGGGCCAGGAGCCAGTTGCCCACCTGCCCCAAGTAGGGTTTGACCGATGCCAGCAGCGCGGCGCCCTGCTGGTCCAGCGACGACCACCAGCTGGCCATGCGTTCGCCTACCAACGGGATGTCGACCAGCCACAAAGGCGCATCCGGCAGGCCATCGACCTGCACATCACGCACGAACAAGGTCGCATCACGAATGTGGTCGGCCAGGTTGAAGCCCAGCCAGACCAAGGGCAGCGCCACGATGAGGATCCAGGCGCTGGTCAACAATCCGGCGGCAAGGGTTTCGCGCCCACCCAGCACGCGGGTCAGGAACCGCATCAAGGGCCAGCTGGCGAATGCGAGGATGGCGCCCCACAGCAGCGCCGAAATGAAGGGGGCCATGACCCATAGGCCGGCGCCTAGCAATGCCAGCAAAAGGATCTGGATCAGCAGGCGATCATTGTCAACCATGGTCTTGCCCGTCAACGGATCAGTTCGAGGTGCAGGCCATCGGTCGGCGAATCGCCGAGCTCCAGGCGAGCGCTGCGTACACCGGCCTTTATCAGTGCTTCACGCCAGGCCTCGGCCTGGGCACCGCTCAGGGTGGCGCGCAAGGTGCTGTCCAGATTGAGGCTGCGTGCAAGCAGGGTTGCCCAAGCCGGCTGCGGCTCGCTCAGATCAGGATAATCGAGCTTGCCGGTGTCACGCATTTCACGCAGCACGGTTGCAGCAGTAGGCAGCAGTTCACCCAACGGGCTGGCGGCGACGAACTCCTCCACATGCAGGTAGGCCCGGCGATTACCACGGGTCACGCTGTAGAGTGCGACCAACGTATCGGCCTGCTCGGCAGAGCGGCGCAGCAGGATGAACGCCTGGCGCTCATCGCCACCATTGAGCCGAGCATTGGCAAAGACATCGTTGGCCCACAGGCTAGCCTCGCCACAGTCGCGGCCCTGGCACCAGAACAACGGATACCCGCCGTCTTGCTGCAAGGCCTCGCGCGCGCGCGTGAAAGCCTCCCGCGCGGAGCGCTCAACCGGCAGCTCATAGGTGGTGGAACTGACCTGGCCACGGCTCTCTACTTTATCCTCCACCCGCAGGCGGCCGCTAATCTTGCGCAGTGGCCCCAATGGATAGACGCGCTCCTGCTCCACAGCCGGGCGCTGATCGACAACCTTGGCGTCCACTGGCACTGGCAGGCTGCCGGCCCAGAGCGTGGTGCTGGCAAGCAGCGCGCTGACGGCCAACAGGCAACGCAAGGCGGCAGGCGCACTCATAGGCGGCCCACGCGGCGCTCGGCGTCAAGGTGAAGCATGTACATGTCTGGCAATTGCATGGTTGTCTCCCTGATCAACCCGCCAAGCCTCGACACTTGTCCGGTGCAAGTCAAGCAAAGCCAAAGAAGCGATTGAAACAGTCTGCTACAAGCGTTGCGCCCTGCTCATCGTTCAGGTGCAGGTGATGGCCACCGGGCAAGGTCACTTGTTCAAAGGGTAGCTGCTCAAGCAACCCCTCGCGACGCGCCAGCATACCCTGCGCTGCCACCACCAGGCAGCCGGGGCACTTGACGTGCCGCACGTGGGCCATCGCCTGGGCTTGCGTCAGGCGCATCGGCGAGGGCAAGGTCAGGCGACTGTCGCTGCGCCAGCTGTAGCCACCGGCCACGGGCATCAGCCCACGCTGGGCCAGCAGCTCGGCCGCTTCGCGGCTCACCGCGACCATGCCCTTCATGCGTGCCTCCACGCCTTGGTCCTGGGTGCTGTACACCGACTTGCGCTTGGTATCGAGGCGCATCTGGGCGCGCAGCGCCATCCCCAGCCGCTCGGCAGCATCCTGCTCCTCACCGGTAGGCGGGATGAGGCCATCGATGAGCGCCAGGTGGCTGACACGCTCGGGCAATGCGGCGGCCAGTTGCACGCTGATGATAGCGCCCAGTGAATGCCCCAGCAGGGCGAAGCGCTCCCAGCCAAGTTGCTCGGCTGCGCGCACGATGTCGTAGGCGTAGTCGGCCAGCGCGTAGCCGGCACCCGGCGGACGATGTTGCGAATGGCCATGACCGGCCATGTCCAAGGCCACGATGCGCAGGCCCCGAAGGCGGGGCGCCAGGCGCGCGAAGCTGTTGGCGTTGTCCAGCCAGCCGTGCAATGCGATCACCGGCAGGCCGTCCTCGGGGCCGAACACGTGGCCGGCCAGCTCGATATGGCCAAGGTTCAAGCGTATGTCTTCGACCTGGATATTCATGCCTGACCCCACCGATCGAACAGGCCCTTGATCAGGCTGGCGGTATCTTCCGGGTGCTCAAGCGGGAACATGTGGCCACCCGGAACGCTGTGATATTCCCCCTTCGGCATGCCCCGCACCGCCAAGGCATGATGACGACGCACCACGGTACTGGCCTGACCACGGACCATGGCCAGCGGCAGGTGCAACTGCTGAACAGGCGCAGGGCTCAGGTGGGGTACGTTGCGATAGATGCTGATTTCGATAGCAGGATCGAAGCGCAGGCACAGCGCGTGCTGATGCTCGTGCAGGCCATGCTCGACGTAGGCATCCAGGCAGTCGGGGTCGAAGTGGCGGAACAGTGATCGGCTGGCGAAATAGGAACGGGCACTGAGCCGATCTTCGAATTCGGCGCGCCGACCTAGCGTCCGGCCGGCCGGGGTAATGCGGTCGATCAAGCCCAGGTGCTTGGCAGCGCGCAGCAGCCACTGGTCTGCGCGGGTCAGCACGGGCGAGTCGAGCATGACCACGCCCCGGTAGAGCTCAGGTCGCCGCAGGGCGGCATGCAAATGCAGAACACCCCCTAACGAATGTCCCACACCCCATACGGGGCCTGGCTGCTGCTCAAGGTGGTACAACAGCTCGTCCACCAGGCTCTGCCAGTTGGCGTCTACCGGAAAGCGCGGATCGTGGCCGTGCTGGGGCAAGCTCTGCACAGAGTAGTCCGGCGCCAGGGCGGCGAACAACTTGCCGTAGGTTGCCGACGGAAACCCATTGGCATGGGCAAAGAATATCGGTTGCGGCATGGTGGGCTTCCGGGCGCAGAGAGTGGCCCATTGTGGTTGTCCACCAAGCCCCAGGCAACGTTCGGAAAGGTCATCGGCAAGGGCGATCAGGTCAGGCCGATCGATCAAAGCTACCCAGCGAGCGGCGCAGACACGCCTTGATGAAGGCTTGCTGGCTTTCCAGCGCCTCGCGCGCCAGACGCTGGTCTTCAGCGTCAAGATCCAATCTGCGCAGCGCCAGGCAGCTGGTTTGTATCAGGTGGGCCACGCGGGTGCAGGCTAGCTGCAAGGCAAGCAGTTCCTGCTCGGCTTGCTGACGTCGACCTTCCTCAAGCGCCGTGTTCGCCTCGATCTTGCGCATCAGGTGATAGAACTTGGCGTCGGAGACCTCCCGCAGCAAGCTGTGCTGGGCGTGGTCCAGGGCGATGCCTTGCTCGACCTTCTCCGTGGTGGTTTGCAGGTTCAGCGAGCACAACAATTTCAACATTTCGCCCGTCATCGACCCAACCTTATGCCTGTTCTTTGTGACTAAGCTAGCAAGTCGCAATCGATTGAAACAACTAACAAAAATGCCAGTTGCCTCCATTGCAAACCTGTATGACGTAGCCAGCGCAGGCAATCAGCAGGACATGTGCAAGGCGCGCAGCGACATCAATCCCGCCAAGGGCCAATCCCCTTCTAGCTCCGCTAGGCTTGCCGTGCCCATGGCGGCCGGCCGCTGCAGGTGACCGTGCTCGAGCAACCCGACTAGGTGGCCGACCAACGGCTGGTGGCTGACCAGCAGCACGTGATCCAGACCAAGGCGTTCAATCTGGCCGATCGTGTGTTGCACATCGCTCTCGGGCATCAGCCACGGCACCGTGCGTACCGGCTCGCTAAACCCCAATGCCTCATGGACCAACGCAGCGCTCTGCTGCGCCCGAACATAAGGGCTGGCAATGATCGCCTGCAGTGGCTTGCCTGCCAGGTGTGCAGCGCTGTGCAGAACCTGCTCGTGACCGCGCGCGGTCAAGCGCCGCTCGGCATCGCGGGTGGCTCGCGGCTCGGCTTCACCGTGGCGCAACACCCACAGGTTCACAGCTTGGGCTCTCGGTCAGGTTCAGCAGGCGCAGGCGCGCGCGCCACATGGGGCGCCTCGCCGTCCGCCGGGCGTGGTGCTGGCCAATCGGCAAACGGCCAGGGCTTCTGATCGGTATGGAAGGTGCCGAAACGTCCGATCTGAGCCAGGTACTGGCTCAGGCTATCGCCAACGTCCATCACGCTGGCGCTGGGCGCACCGTAGATCAGTCGATAGATCAACTGGACTACTACCAGACCGGCCAGCAGCAACTCGGCCAATTGCCAGACCACCAGGAAAACCAGCATCCAGACCACGCGCAGGATCAGGGACTCGCGCTGGGCATGTTCAGGGGTATCGTTCATGTGTCGCTCCTTGCCGTTTGCCAGGGTTATCAGGGTTCAGTTGAAGCCGCTGGTGGAAATGAAATCGACATCGGTCTTCGGCTCGGCGCTCATCAGGTGCTCGATCACCTGATTCAACGTGCGGCCTTCGAACAGGATGGCATGCAGGCCGGCGACCAGGGGCATGTACACCTGCGCCTGCTGGGCCTTGGCCTTGAGTACCTTGAGGGTGTTGACGCCCTCTGCCACTTCCCCCAGCCGACTCACCGCCTCATCCAGGCTCAGCCCTTGGCCGAGCGCGTAGCCCACCTGGTAGTTACGACTCTTGGGTGAGGAGCAGGTGACGATCAGGTCGCCCACGCCGGCCAGGCCCAGGAAGGTCATGGGGTTGGCGCCCTGACTGACTGCAAAGCGGGTCATCTCGGCCAGTGCGCGGGTGATCAGCATGCTCTTGGTGTTCTCGCCCATGCCCAGCGCCACGGCCGTGCCAGCGATGATGGCGTAGACGTTCTTCAGGGCGCCACCGAGTTCCACGCCAAAACGGTCACTGCTGGCATACACGCGGAAGGTCCTGCCATGCAGCACAGCCTGCACCTGTTGGCACAGGCGCTCGTCTTCGCTGGCCACCACAGTGGCAGTCAGGGCGTGCTCGGCAATTTCCCGGGCAAGGTTGGGCCCGGAGAGCACACCTATGCGCGCCTGCGGGGCGATCTCCTCGACGATCTGGCTCATCAGCTTGAACGTCTGGGCCTCGATCCCTTTGGTGAGGCTGACCAGTCCTTTGCCACGCAGCAGGTCGGCATGTGGCGCCAATACGCTACGCAAGGCACTGGAGGGCAAGGCCACGAAAATCAGGTCGCACGCCTGGAGCGTGGCCAGCAGGTCATTGACCGGCTCTACCCCCTCGTGCAGCCCAATGCCCTTGAGGTAGCGCGGGTTCTCGCGATGCTCACGCATCGCCTGGGCCTGTGCCGGGTCGCGCATCCATTGGCGCACGGGCACACCGTTCTGTGCCAGCAGGTTTGCCACGGCCGTGCCGAAGCTGCCGCCGCCCAGAACTGCAACAGGTTGCTGATCAGTCATATCCAATCCGTTAACACCTAAAATAAATGGCGACCGGCGCATTATACGGGTCACCTGCCCTGCGCCAAGGCCGGTCGGGCATTGCTCGCCCAGGCCAGGTGCATGCCCACTGATCGGCCAGCATCAATACCGCCGCAGATCACTGGCAAAACGGCAAAGTTCATTTACCATGCCGGCTTACCCACGATACAAGGCCGCTCCGTGCTCCCTGGCTCGCCTCCCTACCCGCGGCTGTTGCTGTTGACCGCCCTGCTCGGTGCACCTGCGCTGGCAGATGACTTGTTCATCGACAACAGCGACCTGCCACAGGTTTTGACTGCAACACGCCTCAAACAATCCCCGGCTGCGGTGCCAGGGAGCATGACCGTGCTCGACGGCGCCTTGATCCGGGCCAGCGGCGCGCGTGACATCCCCGAGCTGCTCAGGCTCGTGCCAGGGATGATGGTGGGCTATTTGGCTGGCAATCAACCGACCGTCAATTACCACGGCAGCAACGTCAACGAAGCGCGCCGCATGCAGGTGCTGATCGACGGCCGCTCGGTGTATCGGGCCGGGCTGGCGACGGTAGACTGGAGCGATATCCCGCTGGCGCTGGAAGACATCGACCGAATCGAGGTGTTCAGAGGGCCGAACACGGTCAGCTATGGCGCCAATGCCCTGATGGCCGTGGTGAACATCCTCACCCGCAATCCTGCCGACAGCCACGGCACGCGCCTGAAAGTCACGCGCGGGCAAAACGGCATCGACGACTTCTATGCCAGCCAGGGCTTTGGCTGGGACAACGGCGATATGCGTCTGTCCATCTCGGGCCTGCAGGATGATGGGTTCGACCATGACCAGTTCGGCCAGCACTACCGTGACAGCCGCCGCGCCACACGTTTGAACCTGAGCGCCAGCCATGCCCTGGCGCAGGACCAGACACTGGACTGGCAACTGGCCGCCAAAGAAGGCACCAACCAGCGGCCCTATACCTACCAGCCAGTGTTCCCGTTCGTGACCCAGCGCGGCAAGGATGCCGACGTCAAGTCCATGGACTATGCAGGCTCGGTGCGCTGGAACATCGACTTTGCCGCTGAACACAGCCTGTACGTCCAGGGTTCGGCGCAGCACTTCGACCGCCAGCAAGTGTGGCGGGCCTGCGACGCGGCGTTGTCCTTCAGCCCTGAACTCACCCGCCTCTGGCAAATGAACCCCAATTACGCCGAACGGGTAGCCCGCGGCGCGAACAACCCGCCCCCTAGCAGCAACCCTCAGGAGCAGGCCCTGGTCGATGCGATCAAGGAGCAGTGGAACAACCAGGGCGGCAGTGACGTGGTGTGCGGCGATGTCGACCAGAGCACGCGTGAAACCCGCTATGACCTGGAAATCCAGGACACCTACAGCCTGACCGACAGTCTGCGCCTGCTCAGCGGCATGAACTATCGCTATGATCGTGCCGACTCGCAGACCTACTTCAATGGCAGCGTGGACGATCAGACCTGGCGGCTTTTCGGGCAACTGGAGTGGCGAGCCGACGAGCACTGGATCGTGCAGGGCGGCGCCATGTTCGAGGATTCGCGGCTCTCTGGCAGCTCGCTTACCCCACGGTTGGCGATCAATTACCTGATCACTCCGCGCCATGGCCTGCGCGCCGTCTATTCCGAGGCGGTACGTTCGCCTGACATGTTCGAAAACAACGTCAACTGGAGCTACACCGTCAAGAACCTGATGCCCTACGCCTTTGGCCAGCAGCATGGCGAATACTTCGTCAAGACCCGCGGCCCTGGTGACCTGGAGCAGGAGCACATGCGCTCGCGTGAGCTGGGCTACAACGGCTACTTCAGCGATCTGGACCTGAGCATGGACCTGAAGGTGTTCTTTGATGAGATCACCGGCATGATCAGCGAGCCGCTCAAGAACAACCAGTACATCGCCAGCAATGCGAACCGCGCGCGCTTCAGCGGCAGCGAGGCCCAATTCGATTGGCGCCCTACCCTGCGCGACCGGCTGCGGTTGACCTTCGCCCATGTCGACGCCTGGGCCAGCAATCCTGCCGACCGCAACCTCAGCGCCAGCAACAGCGGCTCAGTCGGCTGGATGAGGGACTGGGGCCACGGCTGGTCCAGTGGTGCTTTCTATTATGGAGACGATGCCCTCAATCAGTACCGCTACGAACGCCTGGACCTGCGCGTGGCCAAGCGTTGGCGCGTGTACGAGAGCAACCTGGAACTGGCAGCCCTGTGGCAGCAACGCCTGGATGATGAGCCCACCACGGCCGTGCAGAACCGCTACGACAGCCGGCATCGGCTGAGCCTGAGCGCGGAGCTGGAGTTCTGATGGTTCGGTTGCTGCGCCTGTTGGTGCTATGGCTGTGGCCATTGGGACAGTTGTCCGCTAGCGAAATCCTGCTGGTCGGCGCCCAGGACCAGCCGGGCATCCGCAGCTTCATCGCTGCCCTGGAAAGTCGACGCCCCAATGACCACGTGCATTTCCAGGCTGCCAGCGAGCTGCCTGCGCCGGGCCGGCTTGACCTGGACCTGCGCTTGGTGTTGCTGGACGATGAGGCACTGCAATGGCGCCTGTCGCAAACCGCCGGGCCACCGGCACTGGCCATGAGGGTCAGCCGGGTGCAGGTGGAACAGCGCCTGGGAAAGTCACGCCCCGGGTTTCTCACCTTGCTGTGGAGCGACCCGCCGCTGGATCGGCAACTGCGCTTGACCCGCTACCTGTTGCCGCAAGCCAGGCGCATCGGGGTGCTGTACGGTGAGCACAGTGGGTTTCTGCTGGATGAGCTGCGCCGTGCCGCGCAACCGCTTGGCCTGGAGATCGTGGCACAGGCTTGGCCCGACCCGCGTGACAGCCGCCCCTTGCAATACCTTCTGGGCAGCAGTGACGTGCTGCTCGGGCTCGATGATTCGGACCTGTACAATTCCAAGACAGCGAAAAACCTGTTGCTCAGCAGTTACGGCCGTCAAATGGCCCTGATCGGCCCCAATGCCGGATTCGTCCGTGCCGGCGCGCTGGCCAGCACCTTTAGCGACCAGCAAGATTGGCTGAGCGTGCTCGACAGCCTGCTCGGGCAATCGCCTGCGCGCTGGCCCCGCAGCCTCTACCCAGCTCATTTCGGGGTCAGCGGCAATCAGCAGGTGGCACGGGCGCTGGGCCTGGAGCCCATTGATCCCGACGCCGCTGCCCAAGCCCTGGCTGCTGGAGAGCGCACCCCATGACCAAGGGCCTGAACTGGGACATTCATACGCGCACACAGATCATTAGCCTAGGCCCGGCGCTGCTGCTGACGCTGCTTTTGATCAGCTTCTTCACGTTCGTGCGCATCCAGGATTTGCGTCAGGAGCTCAACCACACCGGCCAATTGATTGCCAACCAGCTTGCGCCCGCGTCCGAATACGGGGTCATCTCAGGCAACAATGAAGTGCTCGAAGGCCTGATGCGCGC is part of the Pseudomonas parafulva genome and harbors:
- a CDS encoding DUF4892 domain-containing protein — its product is MSAPAALRCLLAVSALLASTTLWAGSLPVPVDAKVVDQRPAVEQERVYPLGPLRKISGRLRVEDKVESRGQVSSTTYELPVERSAREAFTRAREALQQDGGYPLFWCQGRDCGEASLWANDVFANARLNGGDERQAFILLRRSAEQADTLVALYSVTRGNRRAYLHVEEFVAASPLGELLPTAATVLREMRDTGKLDYPDLSEPQPAWATLLARSLNLDSTLRATLSGAQAEAWREALIKAGVRSARLELGDSPTDGLHLELIR
- a CDS encoding DUF4389 domain-containing protein; this translates as MNDTPEHAQRESLILRVVWMLVFLVVWQLAELLLAGLVVVQLIYRLIYGAPSASVMDVGDSLSQYLAQIGRFGTFHTDQKPWPFADWPAPRPADGEAPHVARAPAPAEPDREPKL
- a CDS encoding alpha/beta hydrolase, producing the protein MNIQVEDIRLNLGHIELAGHVFGPEDGLPVIALHGWLDNANSFARLAPRLRGLRIVALDMAGHGHSQHRPPGAGYALADYAYDIVRAAEQLGWERFALLGHSLGAIISVQLAAALPERVSHLALIDGLIPPTGEEQDAAERLGMALRAQMRLDTKRKSVYSTQDQGVEARMKGMVAVSREAAELLAQRGLMPVAGGYSWRSDSRLTLPSPMRLTQAQAMAHVRHVKCPGCLVVAAQGMLARREGLLEQLPFEQVTLPGGHHLHLNDEQGATLVADCFNRFFGFA
- a CDS encoding NAD(P)H-dependent glycerol-3-phosphate dehydrogenase — its product is MTDQQPVAVLGGGSFGTAVANLLAQNGVPVRQWMRDPAQAQAMREHRENPRYLKGIGLHEGVEPVNDLLATLQACDLIFVALPSSALRSVLAPHADLLRGKGLVSLTKGIEAQTFKLMSQIVEEIAPQARIGVLSGPNLAREIAEHALTATVVASEDERLCQQVQAVLHGRTFRVYASSDRFGVELGGALKNVYAIIAGTAVALGMGENTKSMLITRALAEMTRFAVSQGANPMTFLGLAGVGDLIVTCSSPKSRNYQVGYALGQGLSLDEAVSRLGEVAEGVNTLKVLKAKAQQAQVYMPLVAGLHAILFEGRTLNQVIEHLMSAEPKTDVDFISTSGFN
- the sixA gene encoding phosphohistidine phosphatase SixA, whose product is MNLWVLRHGEAEPRATRDAERRLTARGHEQVLHSAAHLAGKPLQAIIASPYVRAQQSAALVHEALGFSEPVRTVPWLMPESDVQHTIGQIERLGLDHVLLVSHQPLVGHLVGLLEHGHLQRPAAMGTASLAELEGDWPLAGLMSLRALHMSC
- a CDS encoding alpha/beta fold hydrolase, which produces MPQPIFFAHANGFPSATYGKLFAALAPDYSVQSLPQHGHDPRFPVDANWQSLVDELLYHLEQQPGPVWGVGHSLGGVLHLHAALRRPELYRGVVMLDSPVLTRADQWLLRAAKHLGLIDRITPAGRTLGRRAEFEDRLSARSYFASRSLFRHFDPDCLDAYVEHGLHEHQHALCLRFDPAIEISIYRNVPHLSPAPVQQLHLPLAMVRGQASTVVRRHHALAVRGMPKGEYHSVPGGHMFPLEHPEDTASLIKGLFDRWGQA